From a region of the Helianthus annuus cultivar XRQ/B chromosome 5, HanXRQr2.0-SUNRISE, whole genome shotgun sequence genome:
- the LOC118492178 gene encoding protein FAR1-RELATED SEQUENCE 5-like yields MYDKSKKQHRQSRYTVFGCRARIKVSYDHATEQYKIYDFIAAHNHCMISSDNANMLKQNRKLGFEEQQFIHKVSLNKIGPTTAHNIQVSLKCGPHNVRGTTEDFKNCSRDIRAFIGKRNADILLHTMRSGVTNLKDFYLDCVIVDNELRSFFLADFVSLRNSEAFGDVYAFDTTYDTNKYKMIFMPFTGVDHHKKYVIFGAGMLYNETIESYTWLLNTFLAARKKQPIFILTDQDASMKQAVSTVFTNSIHRLCMWHIMRKLSSKISNDILDNTTLLSSIHKLVWNLFITPQTFEERWHRDTDVLFDEDYIKMRELKCAF; encoded by the exons ATGTATGATAAATCCAAGAAACAACACCGACAAAGCCGATACACAGTTTTCGGGTGTCGTGCGCGTATTAAAGTGAGTTATGATCATGCTACCGAACAATACAAAATATATGATTTCATCGCCGCGCACAACCATTGCATGATTAGTAGCGATAACGCCAACATGTTAAAACAAAATAGGAAACTTGGATTTGAAGAGCAACAGTTCATCCACAAAGTTAGCCTTAACAAAATCGGCCCAACTACTGCACATAACATTCAAGTATCACTTAAATGCGGACCTCATAATGTTCGTGGCACAACAGAAGATTTCAAAAATTGCTCTAGAGATATACGTGCATTCATCGGTAAACGCAATGCAGACATTCTCTTACATACCATGAGATCTGGAGTTACCAATCTTAAAGATTTCTATCTTGATTGTGTCATAGTTGATAATGAGTTGCGATCGTTCTTTTTGGCTGATTTCGTATCATTGCGAAATTCTGAGGCTTTTGGTGATGTGTATGCATTTGACACTACGTATGACACCAACAA GTACAAAATGATTTTTATGCCATTCACCGGAGTTGATCATCACAAGAAATATGTTATCTTTGGCGCTGGCATGTTATACAATGAGACTATAGAGTCATATACATGGTTACTAAACACCTTTCTGGCTGCACGCAAGAAACAACCAATATTTATTCTCACTGACCAAGATGCATCAATGAAACAAGCTGTATCAACCGTTTTCACAAACTCTATCCATCGTttgtgcatgtggcacataatgagaAAACTTTCGTCCAAG ATTTCAAATGACATCCTTGATAATACCACTCTTCTTTCGTCAATACATAAGCTGGTGTGGAATTTATTCATCACACCACAAACATTCGAAGAAAGATGGCAT AGAGATACCGATGTGTTGTTTGATGAAGACTACATCAAGATGCGAGAGCTCAAATGCGCATTTTAA